A part of Paenibacillus donghaensis genomic DNA contains:
- a CDS encoding cache domain-containing sensor histidine kinase, which translates to MFQWFVMRLNDIKIRNKLLLAFLLITLLPVLLVGGYLTINMRAMAFENALEQASTNVERVRKRTEEVIGVSQDIALRLSNDTRLKRLAIHQYESVYDVVEAYREYPDMQEYLRLYKEISNIRLYIDNITLLNNWELINPTPAILGSEWYQRAQRYVSMIGWEYIEDERDHRRYLSLVRKIELEGLNNTGVLVINVSSGQLNSILAQETFDTMIVDDQNNIVSANRRERTGKTLGDISFDTQLLGQGSGSYEAVIDGEPSKIVIEELNPSNSRNALRIISIFSIESIVKEPNRIIGLALTVIAVSVVLAFLLVYSFSSLFSRRLLRLSKHINKVATGDFDITLQIDGKDEIGLLARQFNSMVRSINDLMVEVQQSNEQNSRLEQKQSDIRFKMLASQINPHFLFNALESIRMEAHMKGQVEIARVVRLLGKMMRSSLEVGRSKISLKEELEMVRCYLDIQQFRYEERLKYQFIVDPAIETLYMPPLIVQPLVENAVIHGLDNNMEGAFVTVGILKVGDEARFTITDNGVGITPERLEHVRRTLETQEEQEGERIGLRNVHDRLKLSYGEEYGLTITSRPGEGTVILFCIPLEEMTL; encoded by the coding sequence ATGTTTCAATGGTTCGTCATGCGGCTGAATGATATTAAGATCCGCAACAAGCTGCTGCTTGCTTTTCTATTGATCACCCTGCTGCCGGTTCTGCTGGTTGGGGGGTATCTTACGATCAATATGAGGGCGATGGCGTTCGAGAATGCGCTGGAGCAGGCCTCCACCAACGTAGAGCGGGTCCGCAAAAGAACAGAGGAGGTCATCGGCGTCTCCCAGGACATCGCCCTGCGACTGAGCAATGATACCCGGCTCAAACGTCTGGCGATCCATCAATATGAGAGTGTCTATGATGTGGTGGAAGCTTACCGGGAATACCCGGATATGCAGGAATACCTCAGACTATACAAGGAAATCTCTAACATCCGTCTCTACATTGACAATATTACCCTGCTTAACAACTGGGAGCTGATCAATCCGACCCCTGCGATTCTGGGCAGTGAATGGTATCAGCGGGCACAGCGTTACGTAAGTATGATTGGCTGGGAATATATTGAGGATGAGCGGGACCACCGGCGTTATTTAAGTCTAGTGCGCAAAATTGAGCTGGAAGGCCTCAACAATACCGGTGTGCTTGTGATCAATGTCAGCAGCGGCCAGTTGAATTCAATCCTTGCCCAGGAGACTTTTGACACGATGATTGTCGATGACCAGAACAATATCGTCTCCGCCAACCGCCGGGAACGGACAGGCAAGACACTTGGGGACATCTCTTTTGACACCCAACTGCTCGGGCAGGGAAGCGGAAGTTATGAGGCCGTGATTGACGGCGAGCCCTCGAAGATTGTTATTGAGGAGCTAAACCCGTCGAACAGCAGGAATGCGCTGCGGATCATCTCTATTTTTAGCATAGAAAGTATTGTAAAAGAGCCCAACCGGATCATTGGCTTAGCGCTGACTGTAATTGCGGTGAGCGTTGTGCTGGCCTTTTTGCTGGTCTACAGCTTCTCTTCCTTATTCTCCCGGCGCCTGCTTCGGCTCAGCAAGCATATCAACAAGGTGGCCACCGGCGATTTCGACATAACCCTGCAGATTGACGGCAAGGACGAGATAGGCCTCTTGGCCAGACAGTTTAACTCCATGGTGCGGAGCATCAACGATCTGATGGTGGAAGTGCAGCAATCCAATGAGCAGAACAGCAGACTGGAGCAGAAGCAGAGTGATATCCGCTTCAAAATGCTGGCGAGCCAGATTAATCCCCACTTCCTGTTCAATGCGCTGGAATCGATCCGCATGGAGGCCCATATGAAGGGGCAGGTAGAGATTGCCCGGGTGGTGCGGCTGCTCGGCAAAATGATGCGCAGCAGTCTTGAGGTAGGCAGAAGTAAGATCTCCTTGAAGGAGGAGCTGGAAATGGTCCGTTGTTATCTGGATATTCAGCAATTCCGCTACGAGGAAAGACTCAAATATCAATTCATTGTCGATCCGGCCATCGAGACGCTCTATATGCCGCCTCTGATTGTTCAGCCGTTGGTGGAGAATGCGGTAATTCATGGGCTGGACAACAACATGGAGGGAGCTTTTGTCACCGTGGGTATTCTGAAGGTTGGCGATGAGGCCAGATTTACAATCACCGATAACGGGGTGGGGATCACCCCGGAGCGGCTGGAGCATGTGCGCAGAACGCTGGAGACCCAGGAAGAGCAGGAGGGTGAGCGGATAGGATTGCGCAATGTGCATGACCGGCTGAAACTATCCTATGGGGAAGAGTATGGGTTAACCATAACCAGCCGTCCCGGTGAAGGGACGGTGATCCTCTTCTGCATCCCTCTGGAGGAGATGACTTTATGA
- the xylB gene encoding xylulokinase, with protein sequence MNYVIGVDLGTSAVKTVLVDQQGKVAFEHSEAYPLSRPQPSWSEQDPEDWVKGTLVSLRRLMEQSGVDPAQVDGISFSGQMHGLVLVDKDGQALRPAILWNDTRTTAQCRRIEQTLGTELLEIARNRALEGFTLPKLLWVQEHEPEVLDQASLFLLPKDYVRFRLTGDYAMDYSDAAGTLLLDVASKEWSVTIAEAFGLPLSLCPRLVESFEQTGTLLPEIALTSGLLTSTKVYAGGADNACGALGAGILGEGRTMCSIGTSGVVLSYETNKDLNLEGKVHFFNHGEKDAYYIMGVTLAAGYSLTWFKDTFAADRSFEQLLEGVGAIPAGSGGLLFTPYIVGERTPHPDANIRGSFIGMDSGHTLSHFTHAVMEGITFSLRESIEIVRESGKAITEVIAIGGGAKNEVWLQMQADIFNASIIKLESEQGPALGAAMLAAYGSGWFASLGECADAFIRQAEVYTPNPQQAAIYNGLFDLYQQVYTQTRELNNKLVEYRN encoded by the coding sequence ATGAACTATGTAATCGGTGTCGATCTGGGAACAAGCGCTGTAAAAACCGTGCTGGTGGACCAGCAGGGAAAGGTGGCTTTTGAGCACTCGGAGGCGTATCCGCTGAGCAGACCACAGCCCAGCTGGAGCGAGCAGGATCCGGAGGATTGGGTCAAGGGCACGCTGGTCAGCCTGCGCCGCCTGATGGAGCAGTCGGGCGTGGACCCGGCGCAAGTGGACGGAATCAGCTTCTCGGGGCAGATGCATGGCCTGGTGCTGGTGGACAAGGACGGCCAGGCGCTGCGTCCGGCGATCCTCTGGAATGACACCCGCACCACAGCTCAATGCCGTAGAATTGAGCAGACGCTTGGCACGGAGCTGCTGGAGATCGCCCGCAACCGCGCGCTGGAAGGCTTCACGTTGCCCAAGCTGCTGTGGGTGCAGGAGCATGAGCCTGAGGTGCTGGACCAGGCCAGTCTGTTCCTGCTGCCCAAGGATTATGTGCGGTTCCGCCTGACCGGCGATTACGCCATGGACTATTCTGACGCTGCCGGCACACTGCTGCTGGATGTCGCTTCCAAAGAGTGGAGCGTGACCATCGCAGAAGCCTTCGGCTTGCCGCTGTCCTTGTGCCCGCGGCTGGTGGAGTCCTTCGAGCAGACCGGCACGCTGCTGCCGGAGATCGCTTTGACTTCAGGCCTGCTGACCTCGACGAAGGTGTATGCCGGCGGAGCGGACAATGCCTGCGGAGCGTTGGGAGCAGGCATCCTGGGTGAAGGCCGGACCATGTGCAGCATTGGCACCTCCGGCGTTGTACTGTCTTACGAGACGAACAAGGATCTTAACCTGGAAGGCAAGGTGCATTTCTTCAATCATGGCGAGAAGGACGCCTACTATATAATGGGAGTTACCCTGGCGGCAGGATACAGCTTGACCTGGTTCAAGGATACGTTTGCCGCAGATCGCAGCTTCGAGCAGCTGCTGGAAGGCGTAGGTGCAATCCCGGCCGGCAGCGGCGGCCTGCTGTTCACCCCGTACATCGTTGGCGAACGCACGCCGCACCCGGATGCGAATATCCGCGGCAGCTTCATCGGCATGGATTCCGGGCATACATTGTCCCATTTCACACACGCTGTCATGGAAGGAATCACTTTCTCCCTGCGTGAATCCATTGAGATTGTACGCGAATCGGGCAAGGCCATTACCGAAGTCATCGCCATCGGCGGCGGTGCCAAGAATGAGGTCTGGCTGCAGATGCAGGCTGATATTTTTAATGCCTCGATCATCAAGCTGGAAAGTGAGCAAGGTCCCGCCCTGGGCGCAGCCATGCTGGCGGCTTACGGCAGCGGCTGGTTTGCTTCGCTGGGCGAGTGTGCAGATGCCTTCATCCGTCAGGCCGAAGTCTATACGCCGAATCCGCAGCAGGCCGCCATTTATAATGGACTGTTTGACCTGTATCAGCAGGTATACACGCAGACCCGGGAATTAAACAATAAGCTGGTGGAGTACCGCAACTAA
- the xylA gene encoding xylose isomerase has translation MAYFETVNKISYEGSRSTNPYAFKFYNPKEIVAGKTMEEHLKFAMAYWHTLIAGGSDPFGAETAVRSWDKLSGLDKAKARAEAAFEFMDKMDLPYFCFHDVDIAPEGSSLREFYSNIDTIVDILEQGMKSSGKKLLWNTANMFTNPRYMHGAGSTCNADVFAHAAAQVKKGLEVGKRLGAQNYVFWGGREGYETLLNTDLGLELDNIARLFTLAVDYAKEIGFDAQFLIEPKPKEPTKHQYDFDAATTISFLQKYGLDKHFKLNLEANHATLAGHTFEHELRVARINGMLGSLDANQGDPQLGWDTDEFPVNIYDATLTLYEVLKNDGLGKGGINFDAKVRRPSFEPEDLFLGHIAGMDTYAKGLKVAAKLIEDRVFEDFIDKRYSSFTEGVGADIVSGKATLASLAEYALSNENPRANQSGRQEYLRAVLNQYILAE, from the coding sequence ATGGCTTATTTCGAAACTGTGAACAAAATCTCTTACGAGGGCAGCCGTTCCACTAACCCTTATGCTTTTAAATTCTACAATCCGAAAGAAATCGTAGCCGGCAAAACGATGGAAGAGCATCTGAAATTTGCAATGGCTTATTGGCATACATTGATTGCAGGCGGTTCTGATCCGTTTGGTGCGGAAACAGCTGTTCGTTCGTGGGATAAATTGAGCGGACTGGACAAGGCTAAGGCACGCGCTGAAGCGGCTTTTGAATTTATGGACAAAATGGATCTGCCATACTTCTGCTTCCATGATGTTGATATTGCACCTGAAGGCTCTTCCTTGCGCGAGTTCTACAGCAACATTGACACTATCGTAGACATTCTGGAGCAGGGCATGAAATCGTCCGGCAAAAAATTGCTCTGGAACACCGCCAACATGTTCACCAACCCGCGTTATATGCACGGCGCAGGCTCCACCTGCAATGCTGATGTGTTCGCACATGCTGCTGCACAGGTGAAGAAGGGTCTGGAAGTGGGCAAACGTCTGGGCGCGCAGAACTATGTATTCTGGGGAGGCCGTGAAGGCTACGAAACCCTGCTGAATACGGATCTGGGTCTAGAGCTGGACAACATTGCCCGCCTGTTCACGCTGGCTGTGGACTATGCGAAGGAAATCGGCTTCGATGCTCAATTCCTGATCGAGCCTAAACCGAAAGAGCCTACGAAACATCAATATGATTTCGATGCGGCAACCACCATTTCGTTCCTGCAGAAGTACGGCTTGGATAAGCACTTCAAGCTCAACCTTGAAGCCAACCATGCTACACTTGCCGGCCATACCTTTGAGCATGAGCTGCGCGTAGCACGGATCAACGGTATGCTGGGCTCGCTGGATGCCAACCAGGGCGATCCGCAACTGGGCTGGGATACCGATGAATTCCCGGTTAATATCTACGATGCGACTCTTACGCTGTACGAAGTATTGAAGAACGATGGACTGGGCAAAGGCGGCATCAACTTCGACGCCAAGGTACGCCGTCCTTCCTTCGAGCCTGAGGATCTGTTCCTGGGACATATCGCCGGCATGGACACTTATGCCAAAGGCCTCAAGGTAGCTGCCAAGCTGATCGAAGACCGCGTATTCGAGGACTTCATCGACAAACGCTACAGCAGCTTCACTGAAGGCGTAGGCGCAGACATCGTATCCGGCAAAGCTACGCTGGCTTCCCTTGCCGAATATGCGCTGAGCAACGAGAATCCGCGTGCGAACCAATCCGGCCGTCAAGAGTACCTGAGAGCGGTCCTGAACCAATACATTTTGGCTGAGTAG
- a CDS encoding ROK family transcriptional regulator: MRVTGDQALVKKINKSIILHTIRKYSPLSRAKVSEMTGLNKATVSNLVAELCAQELVTEAGPGESSGGRKPLILHFNAMAGSVIGVELRVKQLTAVLCDLGGRILQEQECSLESHQLPYVLEAMTKLISALIAAAPATPYGIVGIGVGVPGMVDEHGVVLFAPNLGWETVDLRALLEAEFAVPVTIDNEANAGALGELNFGAARDVRHLLYVSAGSGIGSGIIIEGELYKGARGYAGETGHMSIEAEGKPCSCGSQGCWELYASEKTYDTPALPLPARTTPELVAHAAAGEPNTLSHFNTMGEYLGIGVTNLINSFNPQLIVIGGALSEAEAWLGEPLRSVVAKRTLPYHKQELEITFSKLGSRGTVIGAGFSAVMHFLGHIRVTL; encoded by the coding sequence GTGAGGGTTACCGGAGACCAGGCGCTGGTCAAAAAAATCAACAAATCGATCATTCTTCATACCATCCGCAAATATTCGCCGCTCTCCCGCGCCAAGGTCTCTGAGATGACCGGACTGAATAAAGCAACCGTATCGAATCTAGTCGCTGAGCTGTGCGCTCAGGAGCTGGTGACCGAAGCCGGGCCAGGTGAATCCAGTGGCGGACGCAAGCCCTTGATTCTGCATTTCAACGCCATGGCGGGAAGTGTCATCGGCGTGGAGCTGAGGGTGAAGCAGCTGACCGCCGTGCTCTGCGATCTGGGTGGCCGGATTCTCCAGGAGCAGGAATGCTCGCTGGAATCGCATCAGCTGCCTTATGTTCTGGAAGCGATGACTAAGCTTATCTCGGCGCTGATTGCTGCCGCTCCGGCCACGCCTTATGGCATTGTCGGGATCGGAGTCGGGGTTCCGGGGATGGTCGACGAACATGGGGTGGTGTTGTTCGCACCCAATCTGGGCTGGGAAACCGTCGACCTGCGGGCTTTGCTGGAAGCCGAATTCGCCGTGCCGGTAACGATTGATAATGAAGCCAATGCCGGGGCCCTCGGCGAGCTGAACTTCGGCGCGGCGCGGGATGTGCGCCACCTGCTCTATGTCAGCGCAGGCTCCGGTATCGGCTCTGGCATTATCATCGAAGGCGAGCTGTACAAAGGCGCACGCGGCTATGCCGGTGAAACCGGCCATATGTCGATCGAAGCCGAAGGCAAGCCCTGCAGCTGCGGCAGCCAGGGCTGTTGGGAGCTCTATGCTTCAGAGAAGACCTACGACACCCCTGCCCTCCCTCTGCCCGCCCGCACCACCCCTGAGCTGGTAGCCCATGCCGCAGCCGGAGAGCCTAATACCTTAAGCCATTTCAACACAATGGGTGAATATCTCGGCATTGGCGTTACCAATCTGATCAACAGCTTCAACCCGCAGCTGATCGTGATTGGCGGCGCTTTGTCGGAGGCGGAAGCCTGGCTGGGCGAGCCACTGCGCAGCGTGGTGGCGAAGCGCACGCTGCCCTATCATAAGCAAGAGCTCGAAATTACATTCTCGAAGCTCGGCAGCCGGGGAACGGTAATTGGAGCCGGTTTCTCAGCGGTTATGCATTTTCTGGGACATATTCGCGTAACTCTGTAA
- a CDS encoding glutaredoxin family protein, whose product MDNVIVYTSTNCPHCRQVKSYLGDKGVAYEERNIEQNDDFAQQVWDMGLRAVPVTVIGEHKIVGMNKTKFEKVLAAE is encoded by the coding sequence ATGGACAACGTTATTGTATACACTTCAACTAACTGCCCGCACTGCCGCCAGGTCAAGAGCTACCTGGGTGATAAGGGTGTAGCCTATGAGGAACGCAACATTGAGCAGAATGATGATTTTGCCCAGCAGGTATGGGATATGGGGCTGCGCGCAGTGCCCGTAACCGTAATCGGCGAACACAAGATTGTCGGCATGAACAAAACCAAGTTTGAAAAAGTACTGGCTGCAGAATAA
- the trxB gene encoding thioredoxin-disulfide reductase, with translation MYKSIIVGTGPAGLTAAIYLARANLNPLVIEGLQPGGQLTTTTEVENFPGFPDGIMGPELMDNMRKQAERFGAEFRSGWVNSVEMGERPFKLNVEGLGVLETDTLIISTGATAKYLGIPGEQDNVGRGVSTCATCDGFFFRGKEIVVVGGGDSALEEAGFLTRFASKVTLVHRRGELRASKIMQDRVRANPKVVWALDRTPLEVTSGDHGVNGLKVLNNETGEEEVIEASGVFVAIGHHPNTSFLGGQLTTDANGYIVSNPGTSETNIPGVFACGDVQDTRYRQAITAAGSGCMAAMDAEKYIESLEHSAVIV, from the coding sequence ATGTATAAGTCTATTATTGTGGGCACCGGCCCAGCCGGGTTGACCGCTGCAATTTATTTGGCCCGTGCCAATCTGAACCCGCTCGTGATCGAAGGGCTTCAGCCGGGAGGCCAGCTGACCACCACTACGGAAGTGGAGAACTTCCCGGGGTTCCCGGACGGAATTATGGGTCCTGAGCTTATGGACAATATGCGCAAGCAGGCTGAACGGTTTGGCGCCGAATTCCGCTCCGGCTGGGTGAACAGCGTGGAGATGGGCGAACGCCCTTTTAAATTGAACGTTGAAGGGTTGGGTGTGCTGGAGACAGACACTTTGATCATTTCCACAGGCGCTACGGCTAAATATCTGGGTATTCCCGGTGAACAGGATAACGTGGGCCGCGGAGTCAGCACCTGTGCCACCTGTGACGGATTCTTCTTCCGCGGCAAAGAGATTGTTGTCGTTGGCGGCGGCGATTCGGCGCTGGAAGAAGCGGGATTCCTGACCCGTTTTGCCTCCAAGGTAACACTGGTGCACAGAAGAGGCGAATTGCGTGCCTCGAAGATTATGCAGGACCGTGTCCGTGCCAATCCTAAGGTAGTATGGGCATTAGACCGCACCCCGCTGGAAGTAACCTCCGGTGATCATGGCGTGAACGGACTGAAGGTACTGAACAATGAGACCGGGGAAGAGGAAGTCATTGAAGCCAGCGGCGTGTTCGTGGCGATTGGCCATCATCCGAATACTTCTTTCCTGGGCGGACAGCTTACTACCGATGCGAATGGGTATATCGTAAGCAATCCGGGAACCTCCGAAACCAACATCCCCGGCGTATTCGCCTGTGGTGATGTGCAGGATACCCGTTACAGACAAGCAATTACGGCAGCAGGCAGCGGCTGTATGGCCGCGATGGATGCCGAGAAATATATTGAGAGCCTGGAGCACAGCGCAGTAATTGTGTAA
- a CDS encoding heavy metal translocating P-type ATPase translates to MQATTKQLRQHAERSGSAQQQPRAPKPRRFDPRAMISNSEMQAALGSGVLMLVAWATGSWSEMLSVAIYVLSYAVGGWSKAKEGVETLVKERDLDVNLLMIAAALGAASIGYWNEGALLIFIFAMSGALESYTMERSKKDISSLLALKPATAVRIEQGAMNEVGIDQLVLGDLLLVRPGELIPADGKVCRGESAVDQASITGESLPVEKSVGSEVFAGTVNGEGPLYIEVTKAAENTLFAKIIKMVEEAETEVPESQRFIKRLESIYARVVVGATALLILLPPFLLDWSWSNTFYKAMVFLVVASPCALVSSIMPAMLSAISKSARKGILFKGGVHLENMARTKVVAFDKTGTLTEGIPQVTDFIASAGYDRDELLSISASIENLSRHPLAEAIVRKAEEEYLELQGVQESKSLTGWGIEGRIDGRLWSIGKSNLLDGNDQWTGPEAAGSNSLDYWRSLRGQLESEGKTVSVIMDGEKIAGMIALQDTLRPQAEAAVRKLQNLGIKVAMLTGDRAATAAVMARRTGVDLVFADLLPEDKVSHVKTLREQYGHVVMVGDGVNDAPALATATVGMGMGMKGSGAALEIADVVLMNDNIEEIAATISLARRSQRIVKQNMIFAVTVIAALMISNFVQGIALPFGVVGHEGSTILVILNGLRLLR, encoded by the coding sequence ATGCAAGCAACAACGAAACAATTACGCCAGCACGCAGAACGTTCAGGAAGCGCACAGCAGCAGCCGCGCGCGCCGAAGCCGCGCAGATTCGATCCGCGTGCCATGATCAGCAATTCAGAGATGCAGGCAGCGCTGGGCAGCGGTGTGCTTATGCTTGTCGCCTGGGCAACAGGCAGCTGGTCAGAAATGCTGTCCGTGGCGATCTATGTATTGTCTTATGCCGTAGGAGGCTGGAGCAAGGCCAAGGAAGGTGTGGAGACGCTGGTCAAGGAGCGCGACCTGGACGTCAATCTGCTGATGATTGCCGCCGCGCTTGGCGCTGCTTCGATTGGCTACTGGAATGAAGGCGCGCTGCTGATTTTTATCTTTGCGATGAGCGGTGCGCTGGAGAGCTATACAATGGAACGCAGCAAAAAGGATATTTCCTCTCTGCTCGCCCTGAAACCGGCGACTGCCGTCCGGATCGAGCAGGGGGCGATGAACGAAGTCGGGATTGACCAGCTAGTGCTTGGGGACCTGCTGCTGGTCCGTCCGGGCGAGCTGATTCCGGCTGACGGCAAGGTGTGCCGGGGAGAATCGGCGGTAGATCAGGCTTCCATTACCGGCGAATCGCTGCCGGTGGAGAAGTCCGTTGGCAGCGAAGTGTTTGCCGGTACGGTCAACGGGGAGGGCCCGCTGTACATTGAAGTTACCAAAGCCGCTGAGAATACGCTTTTTGCCAAAATCATTAAAATGGTCGAAGAAGCTGAAACCGAAGTACCCGAATCGCAGCGGTTTATTAAACGGCTGGAATCGATATATGCCCGTGTCGTGGTAGGGGCGACAGCACTGCTGATTCTGCTTCCCCCGTTCCTGCTTGACTGGAGCTGGAGCAATACCTTCTACAAGGCAATGGTCTTTCTTGTGGTAGCTTCCCCTTGCGCACTGGTGTCTTCGATTATGCCTGCGATGCTGTCCGCTATTTCCAAAAGCGCACGCAAAGGCATCCTCTTCAAAGGTGGAGTCCATCTGGAGAATATGGCGCGCACGAAAGTGGTGGCTTTTGACAAGACCGGAACACTTACCGAAGGAATTCCACAAGTTACTGACTTCATCGCCAGCGCTGGATACGACCGTGACGAACTGTTATCCATCAGTGCTTCGATTGAGAATCTGTCACGCCATCCGCTGGCAGAGGCCATTGTGCGCAAGGCCGAGGAAGAATACCTGGAGCTGCAGGGCGTGCAGGAGAGCAAATCGCTGACTGGCTGGGGGATTGAAGGGCGAATTGACGGGCGGCTGTGGAGCATCGGCAAATCCAATCTGCTGGACGGGAATGATCAGTGGACCGGACCGGAAGCAGCAGGCAGCAACAGTCTGGACTACTGGCGCTCGCTGCGCGGACAGCTGGAGAGCGAAGGCAAGACCGTCTCTGTCATTATGGACGGTGAGAAGATTGCCGGAATGATTGCGCTGCAGGATACCTTGCGTCCGCAAGCCGAAGCGGCGGTGCGCAAGCTGCAGAATCTGGGCATCAAAGTAGCGATGCTGACGGGCGACCGTGCTGCCACTGCTGCCGTCATGGCCAGAAGAACAGGCGTGGATCTGGTGTTTGCCGATCTTTTGCCTGAAGATAAGGTATCCCATGTCAAAACATTGCGGGAGCAGTACGGCCATGTTGTCATGGTAGGCGATGGCGTCAATGATGCCCCGGCGCTGGCGACGGCCACCGTAGGGATGGGCATGGGGATGAAGGGCAGCGGCGCAGCGCTGGAGATCGCTGATGTAGTGCTGATGAACGACAATATTGAGGAGATTGCCGCGACGATTTCCCTTGCCCGCCGTTCGCAGCGGATTGTGAAGCAGAATATGATTTTTGCCGTCACCGTCATTGCTGCGCTGATGATCAGCAATTTCGTGCAGGGCATCGCGCTCCCGTTTGGTGTGGTAGGGCATGAGGGCAGCACCATTCTGGTTATTCTGAACGGACTGCGTCTGTTGCGCTAG
- a CDS encoding phosphotransferase yields the protein MIKAPRVVSGGLLHQMYRVETTTGTYAIKALNPQIMQRPDAMCNYIQSEQIAKAAAQQIPALPAKEWHGRFMHEIGGQYYLVFDYWADGQSLKAPHIKLSHCHRMGAILADIHQMDFSGLECSTPEPTKAELSDWTAYVQKGWEQQAVWSTLMEEASGQLYEWNAKASRAAQLLATGMVLSHRDLDPKNVLWNDDQPLVIDWEAAGYIHPKQELIETAVYWSEDESGDLNEQKFKAFMAGYVENGGNVQPDWEPALALGFMGKLDWLEYSLKRSLWLECSSEEEQQLGTEQVAATLHSLRRYNDNTSVLAQWLMAVG from the coding sequence ATGATTAAAGCCCCCCGCGTGGTCTCCGGCGGCTTGCTGCACCAGATGTATAGGGTCGAAACCACCACTGGTACCTATGCAATCAAAGCTCTGAATCCGCAAATTATGCAAAGGCCGGATGCCATGTGCAATTATATCCAATCCGAGCAGATTGCCAAGGCAGCGGCGCAGCAAATCCCAGCCCTTCCAGCCAAAGAATGGCATGGCCGCTTCATGCATGAAATTGGCGGGCAATATTATCTTGTGTTCGATTATTGGGCTGATGGTCAGAGCCTGAAGGCCCCGCATATCAAGCTAAGCCACTGTCACAGGATGGGCGCAATTCTGGCCGATATTCACCAGATGGATTTCTCCGGCCTGGAATGTAGCACCCCTGAACCGACCAAGGCAGAGCTGAGCGATTGGACAGCTTATGTGCAGAAAGGATGGGAGCAACAGGCTGTGTGGTCTACTCTTATGGAAGAAGCCAGCGGACAGCTGTACGAGTGGAACGCTAAGGCTAGCCGTGCTGCACAGCTCCTGGCAACCGGAATGGTCCTCAGCCATCGGGATCTCGACCCCAAAAATGTGCTGTGGAATGACGATCAGCCCCTTGTCATTGACTGGGAGGCCGCAGGCTATATCCATCCCAAACAGGAATTGATTGAAACCGCCGTATACTGGTCAGAGGACGAGTCCGGGGACCTGAACGAGCAGAAATTCAAGGCCTTTATGGCGGGCTATGTTGAGAATGGCGGGAATGTGCAGCCCGATTGGGAGCCCGCTTTAGCACTGGGCTTCATGGGTAAGCTGGACTGGCTGGAATATAGCTTGAAGCGCTCTTTATGGCTGGAATGCTCCAGCGAAGAAGAGCAGCAGCTTGGAACTGAACAAGTAGCCGCTACCCTCCACTCCCTCAGACGTTACAACGATAACACCTCCGTTCTGGCACAATGGCTAATGGCTGTCGGATAA